A segment of the Streptomyces sp. L2 genome:
GCACCGAACCGCTTGGAGACCCCGCGCAACGCCAGCACGGGCGTAGCGGACACGTGAACCAACTCCTTCGCCGCCTGACCCGGCGGGAGGTTGTGCAGAAAGAGAGTGAGTGGGAATTCCGTCCGGCGCCCCGCGCCGAGCTTGCGGGGCTGTGTGGTGGGCGGGGCACCGGAGGGAGCCGGGGGACTGCTTCAGACCGACTGCTTCAGACCGGCTGCTTCAGACGGGCTACTTCAGACCGATCTTGTCGCAGGCCGCCTTGTACTGCGCGGTGCAGATGTCGGCGACCGTGTAGACGCCGTCCTTGATGACGGTGTCCTTGATGTTGTCCTTGGTCAGCGCGGTGACCGGCACCAGCACGGACGGGACGCCCTTGGTGGTGGGGCTGTCGACCTTGTCCTTGGCGACGGAGTCGAGCGACTTGCCCTGGGCCAGGTCCACGGCCATCTCGGCGGCGGCGTCGGCCTCGGGGGCGTACGGCTTGTAGACGCTCATGTACTGGTCACCGGCGACGATGCGCTGCACGCCGGCCAGCTCGGCGTCCTGGCCGGTCACCGGCACCTTGATGCCGGCGGCCTTCAGGGCGGTGATGATACCGCCGGCCATGCCGTCGTTGGCGGAGTAGACGCCGATGATGTTCTTCTTGCCGAGGGCGGAGATGGCGCCCTCCATGTTGGCGTTGGCGTTCTCCGGCTTCCACTCCTTGGTGTCGTACTCCTTGCCGATGTTCACCTTGCCGTCGAGCACCTCGTGGGCGCCCTTCTTGAACTGCGCGGCGTTCGGGTCGGTGGAGGAGCCGTTCATCATGACGATCTTGCCGGACTTGGCCTTGGAGCCCAGCGCCTTCAGCAGCGCCTCGCCCTGGGTCTTGCCGACGGTCACGTTGTCGAACGACGTGTAGGCGTCGATCGGGCCCTGCGCCAGGCGGTCGTAGGCGACGACCGGGATGCCGGCGTCCTTGGCCTTCTGCACCGAGTTCTTGATGGCCGCGGCGTCCACCGCGTCGACGATCAGCACGTCCACCTTGTTGGTGATCATGGTGTCGACCTGCTGGTTCTGCAGCGTGGCGTCCTGCTTGGCGTTCGCGTAGACGATCTTGCCCTTGTTGTTCGTCAGCTCCGCGACCTTCTTCTCGATCAGCGGGCGGTCGAACTTCTCGTAGCGGGCGGTCTGGTTCTCCGGCAGGAGGAGGCCGACCTTGATGTCGTCACCCTTCTTCGCCGACGAGGACGAGCTGCTGCCGCCCTTGGACTCCTTGGCACTGCCACAGGCGGCCAGCGAGACGGCCATGGCACCCGCGGCTACGACGACCGCGGTACGGCGCATACGTGCGTTCACTTGGAAAACCTCCCTGACGAGGCCGCGAACGTTGCGGCCGAGGTGGCTGGAAGTCAACTCGGCCACGCGTGCGACGTCAAGAAGTAAATCCTTAACGAGATGACAACGGTGCCATCCGTCCTCTAAGTGAAGGCAGGGGTGGCCGCGGGCAGCGCGCCCGCGACAGAGCCGTCCAGAAGGGTCGAATCACCCATCTCGCTGAGCGCGAGAGCGAGTGCTCCGAGCACCTCCGCACGGCCCCCAAGCGCCCCCGGGAGGACGGACAGTTGGCGCGCCGCGCTGGGGATGGCGTAGCGGCCGACAGACTCCCTGATGGGCCCGAGGACGAGCTCTCCGGCCTCGGCGAGATCACCGCCGAGGACCACCCGGCTCGGGTTCAGCAGATTGCAGAGATTGGCCACTCCACTGCCGATGTGGCGGCCGACGTCGGCGATCACCCGACGGCAGCCCGGGTCCCCGTCCCTGGCCAGCCGTACGACGCCTTCCATCGTCAGGTCGGTGCCGTGACTGGACTGGAGCAGCGGGAGCACGTGGCGCGCCGCCGCGAAGGTCTCCAGGCAGCCACGGTTTCCGCAACGGCAGACCGGGCCGGACTCATCAAGAGTAATATGACCGATTTCTCCCGCTGTGCCACCCGGACCGCGGTAGATCTTGCCGTTGATGACCAGGCCGGCTCCGACACCGCTGGCGACCTTGATGTACGCAAGGTCCCGCACGCCCTTGCCGCTGCCCCAGACCAGCTCCCCCAGGGCGCCGAGGTTGGCGTCGTTGTCGACGTGCACGGGCACGCCCAGGCGGTCGCGCAGCTCCTGGGCGGGCCGGGTGCCGCCCCAGCCCGGCAGGATGGCGGTGGAGCCCAGGGTGCCCGACTCCAGGTCGATCGGTCCGGGCACGCCGAGGCCCACGCCCGCGATCTTCGAGCGGTCGACGCCGGTGGCCGCGATCAGGCGGCTGACCAGCTCCTCGGCCCGGTCGAAGCCCTGCGCGGAGGAGGCGTCGACGTCGAGCGGCTCGGCCTCCTCGGCCAGCACCTGGTGGGCGAGGTTGCCGATCGCGACCCGCAGGTGGGTGTGGCCGAAGTCGACGCCGATCACGATGCCGGCGTCGCCGCTCAGGCTGACGCTGCGGGCCCGGCGGCCGCCCGCCGAGGTGGGGGTGACCTCGACGGTCCCGCCGTCCTTCAGCTCCCGCACGATGTTGGAGACCGTCGCGGCGGACAGCCCGGTCGTCCGCGCGATCTCCGCCTGCGTGAGCGATCCGGCCAGCCGGACGGCCCGTACGACCCGTTCCAGGTTGGCTCGGTGCAGCGACGACTGCGACCCCGGAGTCTCCATCGACCCATCCACTCCCGCCATCGGCCGGGCGGCACCGGCGCCGCCCGTGACCCCGGTCACAGCGATCGGACCGGGCCACTTACAAGTTATGAACTCCAAGCTCCGCTGAACGGGTTACCGCAGTCAAGTCCTTGACGGAAATCGCTTCCGCCCGGGTGGTGTCGCGCCGGTCACCCCCGCGGCCGTGCCGGAGCACCCCGGAGCAGCCCAGGGCGCCTCCTGGAAGCGCCTGGAGGCCGCCGTGCGGGGCGGTGGGGGCGGGCGGAAGCGGCGGGCCGGCGGTGGCCGATCGTTCAGTCGCCGCAATCCCGGGCACACATTGTGACCGAGTCATTACCAGCTGTGCGCACAGAAGGCGCGCGCATGGAAGGGCACGCACGCGGGAGGGCGCACGCCGATCGGCGCGCGGCCGGACCGGCCGCGCGCCGAAGGGAGAGGAAGGTGGGTGTCCGGATCCGCCTACTTCAGCGCCCCCGCGGTGAGCCCGGCGACCACCTGCCGCTGGAAGATGATGTACGCCGCCAGGACCGGCAGCATCGCCATCACCAGGCCCGCGAAGAGACCCGACCAGTCGCCCTTGTAGCCCTGGCTGACCGCCAACTGGACCAGGCCCTGGGTGAGGACGCGTTTGTCGGGGTCGGTGTTCAGGACCGTGGGCAGCATGTACTGGTTCCACTGGCCCAGGAAGTTGAAGATGCCCACGCTGATCAGGCCCGGCTTGGCCATCGGCAGCATGATCTGGAAGAAGGTCCGCGAGTGGGAGGCGCCGTCCACGAAGGCCGCCTCCGCCACCGAGGTGGGCAGGGTGCGGAAGAACGCGGTGAGGAAGAAGACCGTGAACGGCAGTGAGTACGCGATGTAGACCAGGATCAGGCCGTGGATGGTGTTGAGCAGCCCCATGTTGTTCACGACGTAGAACAGCGGGACCAGCGCCAGCATGATCGGGAAGCTCATGCCGCCGATGAACAGGTAGTAGATGAACCGGTTGCCGGGGAAGTCGAAGCGGGCCAGGACATAGGCCGCCATCGAGCCGAGGACCAGCGTGCCGATGAGCGAGCCCCCGACCACCAGGACGGTGTTGAGGAAGTAGTCGCTCATATGGGCCTCGGTCCAGGCCCGCGACCAGTTGTCGAAGTGCAGCTTGTCGGGCAGCGACCAGGGCGAGCCGACGATGGAGCTGTCGTCCTTGAAGGAGGACATCACCGCCCACAGCAGCGGCATGATCACCATGATCGCCCAGATGACCAGCATGCCGTGGGAGAAGACGTTGAGGACGCCGCCCTCCTTCCTCGGCGTCTCGGGCCGCCGCCGCGCCACGTCCACCTTGGCCACGGGCGCCCCGGACTCGGCCGGCAGCGGGGCGGGGGTCTCGGTCGTCTTCATCGCTTCAGTACTCCAGCCGCTCGCGACGGCCCAGGCGCATCACGATCGCGGCGAACGCGAGCGTGACGACGAGCAGGGCGACGCCGATGGTCGTGGCGTAGGCGGCCTGACCGTCCCGGAACGCCTTCTGGTACACGTACAGGACCAGCACGGTGGTCGAGTAGTCGGGGCCGCCCGGCCCGGTCGTCATGATCTGCACGACCGCGAACGACTCGGCGCCGAGGGCGAGGATGCCCATGTAGACCCAGCCGGACTGCACGGTGTCCCACAGCAGCGGCAGGGTGATGCGGAAGAACGTGGTGAAGCGGCTCGCGCCGTCCAGCAGCGCCGCCTCGTACAGGTCGGCCGGGATGGACGCCATGCCGGCCGAGAACAGGACGACGAAGAAGCCGACCGTGGACCAGACCAGCACCGCCATCACGCACCACAGCGCCAGGTTCGGGGAGCCGAGCCAGAGCGGCTGGAGGCTGTCCAGGCCGATCCCGCGCAGGAACGAGTTGATGGCGCCGCTGTCGGGGTTGTACGCGTTCTCGAACAGCACCGCGACGATCGCGATCGACAGCACCTGCGGGAAGAAGTACACGATCTTGTAGAACGAGGAACCGCGGACCCCGGAGATCACGGGTCCGCCCTTCCTGCGCCGCCCGCCCACATTGATCATGAAGGCGAGGAACAGCGCCAGACTCAGTGTCACCAGCGGCAGCACGAGGGCGAAGACGAGGCTGTGCTCCAGCGACTTCCAGAAGATGTCGTCGTCGAACATCCTCTTGTAGTTGTCGACGCCGACCATCTTGAAATCGGGGCTCAGGCCCGTCCAGTCCGTGAACGAGTAGTAGATGGACTGGATGAAGGGCCATACGACAAAGAGCGCGTACAGCCCGAGGGGAACCGCGAGGAACCCCACGATGAACCGGTACTTGCCGTGCTGCATTACTGCCGACCCCGATCTTAGGTCAGGTGCTGCCGCTGGTGACGGGCCCTCAGACGAGGGTCACTGGTGCTTGTAGTGCTTGATCGACGTGTCCTTCGCGGCCTCGTCCGCGTAGCCCTGGATCTTCTTGATGGTCTCGGCCGGCGTGGCGCGCCCGGCCATCATCTCGCCGAGGCCGGCCACCCCGATCTTCTCCTTCTGGAGCTGCACGTACCAGTCCTGCAGGCGCGGATTCACCACGTTGGATCCGGCCTTGTCCAGGGCCGCGACGCCCGACTTCAGGCCGGGGGTGAGGGTGATGTCGGTGGTGCCGCCGTTGTACGCGGTCAGCGACTTCACCTTGGACGTGAAGTTCTTCGAGGACGCCTCGGAGAGCATGATGCGCAGCTGCTCCATGCCGCCCTCGGTGTTCGCCGCCTTGGCCGGGACGATGAAGGGCTCGCCGCCGGAGGCCCAGATGGTACCGAAGGGCATCTTGTCGGAGGAGTCGATGCCGGAGGGCGCGGAGACCGCGAGGTTGAAGTCCTTGGGGATGACGTTCGCCGACTCGTTCTCCACCCAGGAGCCGTTCGGGATGAACAGCGCCTTGCCCTTGGCCCAGGCGGCCTGGGACTGGATGTGGTCAAGGCCGGGGGTGCCCTTGAGGATGTAGCCCTTCTTGTACAGCTCGTAGTACGCCTCGAAACAGGCCTTGACGGCCGGGTGCTTCCAGGCGTTCGGCTCCAGGTTGTCGATGGCGTCGAGCACCTCGCGGCCGCCGACCTTGGCGATCATCGGGTACAGCGAGAAGGGGATGTAGTACGGGTACTTGCCCGCGTACGTCCAGCCGGCGATGCCCTTCTTCTTGGCCTTCGCGCAGACCGCGAGCATGTCGTCCCAGGTCTCCGGGTACGTCACGTCGAGGTCGTCCAGGGCCTTCTGCGAGTACCAGACGCCGTACACCGTGTAGGCGTAGTACATGATCCAGACGGGGTCGCCGTCGAACTGGCCCATCTCGACGATGCCGGGGCGCAGCGTGTCGCGGACCTTCTTCTTCGGGTCGTCGTACGACGGCGCGTCGAGCAGCGGGGTGAGGTCCGCGAGCTGCTTCTTGCCGA
Coding sequences within it:
- the ngcE gene encoding N-acetylglucosamine/diacetylchitobiose ABC transporter substrate-binding protein, which encodes MGSTSNHGAEGVGRRDLIKRSAAIGLVAAPGMSLLSACASGGGDGQDKAKAGKKTAKNPLGVNETAKMEFVLFDGGFGKEYAEDAVKIYQKDFPKATVKFSATQKIQSTLQPRFNQGNPPDLIDNSGAEQMDMGVLVGKKQLADLTPLLDAPSYDDPKKKVRDTLRPGIVEMGQFDGDPVWIMYYAYTVYGVWYSQKALDDLDVTYPETWDDMLAVCAKAKKKGIAGWTYAGKYPYYIPFSLYPMIAKVGGREVLDAIDNLEPNAWKHPAVKACFEAYYELYKKGYILKGTPGLDHIQSQAAWAKGKALFIPNGSWVENESANVIPKDFNLAVSAPSGIDSSDKMPFGTIWASGGEPFIVPAKAANTEGGMEQLRIMLSEASSKNFTSKVKSLTAYNGGTTDITLTPGLKSGVAALDKAGSNVVNPRLQDWYVQLQKEKIGVAGLGEMMAGRATPAETIKKIQGYADEAAKDTSIKHYKHQ
- a CDS encoding sugar ABC transporter permease translates to MQHGKYRFIVGFLAVPLGLYALFVVWPFIQSIYYSFTDWTGLSPDFKMVGVDNYKRMFDDDIFWKSLEHSLVFALVLPLVTLSLALFLAFMINVGGRRRKGGPVISGVRGSSFYKIVYFFPQVLSIAIVAVLFENAYNPDSGAINSFLRGIGLDSLQPLWLGSPNLALWCVMAVLVWSTVGFFVVLFSAGMASIPADLYEAALLDGASRFTTFFRITLPLLWDTVQSGWVYMGILALGAESFAVVQIMTTGPGGPDYSTTVLVLYVYQKAFRDGQAAYATTIGVALLVVTLAFAAIVMRLGRRERLEY
- a CDS encoding ROK family transcriptional regulator, yielding METPGSQSSLHRANLERVVRAVRLAGSLTQAEIARTTGLSAATVSNIVRELKDGGTVEVTPTSAGGRRARSVSLSGDAGIVIGVDFGHTHLRVAIGNLAHQVLAEEAEPLDVDASSAQGFDRAEELVSRLIAATGVDRSKIAGVGLGVPGPIDLESGTLGSTAILPGWGGTRPAQELRDRLGVPVHVDNDANLGALGELVWGSGKGVRDLAYIKVASGVGAGLVINGKIYRGPGGTAGEIGHITLDESGPVCRCGNRGCLETFAAARHVLPLLQSSHGTDLTMEGVVRLARDGDPGCRRVIADVGRHIGSGVANLCNLLNPSRVVLGGDLAEAGELVLGPIRESVGRYAIPSAARQLSVLPGALGGRAEVLGALALALSEMGDSTLLDGSVAGALPAATPAFT
- a CDS encoding carbohydrate ABC transporter permease yields the protein MKTTETPAPLPAESGAPVAKVDVARRRPETPRKEGGVLNVFSHGMLVIWAIMVIMPLLWAVMSSFKDDSSIVGSPWSLPDKLHFDNWSRAWTEAHMSDYFLNTVLVVGGSLIGTLVLGSMAAYVLARFDFPGNRFIYYLFIGGMSFPIMLALVPLFYVVNNMGLLNTIHGLILVYIAYSLPFTVFFLTAFFRTLPTSVAEAAFVDGASHSRTFFQIMLPMAKPGLISVGIFNFLGQWNQYMLPTVLNTDPDKRVLTQGLVQLAVSQGYKGDWSGLFAGLVMAMLPVLAAYIIFQRQVVAGLTAGALK
- a CDS encoding sugar ABC transporter substrate-binding protein, which translates into the protein MRRTAVVVAAGAMAVSLAACGSAKESKGGSSSSSSAKKGDDIKVGLLLPENQTARYEKFDRPLIEKKVAELTNNKGKIVYANAKQDATLQNQQVDTMITNKVDVLIVDAVDAAAIKNSVQKAKDAGIPVVAYDRLAQGPIDAYTSFDNVTVGKTQGEALLKALGSKAKSGKIVMMNGSSTDPNAAQFKKGAHEVLDGKVNIGKEYDTKEWKPENANANMEGAISALGKKNIIGVYSANDGMAGGIITALKAAGIKVPVTGQDAELAGVQRIVAGDQYMSVYKPYAPEADAAAEMAVDLAQGKSLDSVAKDKVDSPTTKGVPSVLVPVTALTKDNIKDTVIKDGVYTVADICTAQYKAACDKIGLK